The following are from one region of the Hippocampus zosterae strain Florida chromosome 9, ASM2543408v3, whole genome shotgun sequence genome:
- the acap3b gene encoding arf-GAP with coiled-coil, ANK repeat and PH domain-containing protein 3b isoform X2, with the protein MTVDFEECIKDSPRFRAGIDDVETDVVEIEAKLDKLVKLCSGMIEAGRAYVSANKLFVNGIKDLSQQCKKEEMVSDCLEKCGESLQEIVNYHMILFDQAQRSIKQQLHAFIKDDVRKFKDTKKQFDRVREDMELAQVKNAQAPRNKVHEAEEATQALVLSRKAFRHLALDYVLQINVLQARKKFEILDAMLSFMRAQYTLFQQGFNILDEIDPYMKKLAAQLDQLVIDSAVEKRELEHKHALIQQRTLMQDFSYDDPKLEFNVDAPNGVVMEGYLFKRASNAFKTWNRRWFSIQNSQLVYQKKLKDSLTVVVEDLRLCSVKPCEDNERRFCFEVVSPTKSCMLQAESEKLRQAWIQAVQASIASAYKDIADNYYIERLDRTASPSTSSIDSASEPRDRGERAEKGVRGGGEGLLQRVQNLPGNELCCDCGQSAPCWASINLGVLLCIECSGIHRSLGVHCSKVRSLTLDSWEPELLKLMCELGNTVINQIYEGACEELGVKKPRPSSTRQEKEAWIKSKYVEKRFLKKMSGSEALVEGERKSRPWTVKKCQRHNSSVRAPNKARRKYHRYEPGSASPANLSAAAAAKFRRDSLFCPDELDSLFSYFDTGSGPRSLSSDSGLGGSTDGSTDILVFGSVVDSVTEEEEESEESSSGEVEIEQEVPSDPEDPRELHPGALLHRSSRLHNLPLMAEALAHGADVHAPSEEEDGKTPLIQAVMGGSLIACEFLLQNGADVNQRDMRGRGPLHHATYLGHTGQVCLFLKRGASQTEVDEQGYDPLSIAVQAANADIVTLLRLARMNEEMRAAEAPLGQPGVAKGSRRFKSLPRARVTSPVGKSFASFLFSHLSSPRS; encoded by the exons GGCCGGAATTGATGATGTGGAGACAGACGTGGTGGAGATCGAGGCAAAGCTGGACAAG TTGGTGAAGCTGTGCAGCGGGATGATCGAGGCCGGCAGGGCCTACGTCAGCGCCAACAAGCTCTTTGTCAACGGCATCAAGGACCTGTCTCAGCAGTGCAAGAAAGAAGAGATGGTATCG GATTGCCTTGAGAAATGCGGCGAAAGCCTCCAGGAGATCGTCAACTACCATATG ATTTTATTCGACCAGGCTCAGAGGTCAATCAAGCAGCAGCTTCATGCTTTCATTAAAGA TGACGTGCGCAAGTTCAAGGATACTAAGAAGCAGTTTGATCGCGTGCGAGAGGACATGGAGCTGGCTCAGGTGAAGAACGCCCAGGCCCCCAGGAACAAGGTCCATGAGGCGGAGGAGGCCACGCAAGCTCTGGTGCTCAGCCGCAAAGCCTTCAGGCACCTTGCCCTGGACTATGTCCTGCAG ATTAATGTGCTTCAGGCCAGAAAGAAGTTTGAAATCCTGGATGCG ATGCTGTCTTTCATGCGTGCGCAGTACACTCTTTTCCAACAAGGTTTCAACATTCTGGATGAGATTGACCCCTACATGAAAAAGTTGGCTGCCCAG CTCGATCAACTTGTCATCGACTCAGCAGTGGAGAAGAGGGAGTTGGAGCATAAGCATGCCCTCATCCAGCAAAGG ACTCTGATGCAG GACTTTTCCTACGATGACCCCAAGTTGGAGTTCAATGTGGATGCCCCCAATGGTGTGGTCATGGAAGGCTACCTCTTCAAGAGAGCAAGCAATGCTTTTAAGACCTGGAACAG GCGATGGTTTTCCATCCAGAACAGCCAGCTGGTCTACCAAAAGAAACTGAAG GACTCTTTGACTGTGGTCGTGGAGGACCTGAGGCTGTGCTCCGTCAAACCCTGTGAAGATAACGAGAGGAGATTCTGTTTCGAGGTGGTTTCACCCACCAA GAGCTGCATGCTACAGGCTGAATCCGAGAAGCTGAGGCAGGCGTGGATCCAAGCGGTCCAGGCAAGCATCGCCTCGGCTTACAAAGACATCGCTGACAACTACTACATTGAG CGTTTGGATCGCACGGCCTCGCCCTCCACGAGCAGCATCGATTCAGCCAGCGAACCCAGAGACAGGGGTGAAAGGGCCGAGAAGGGAGTCCGGGGAGGGGGCGAGGGACTCCTCCAGAGGGTGCAGAACCTGCCGGGGAATGAATTGTGTTGTGACTGTGGCCAGAGCGCTCCCTGCTGGGCCTCCATCAACCTCGGCGTGCTGCTGTGCATCGAGTGCTCGGGGATCCACAG gagTCTCGGCGTCCATTGCTCTAAAGTGCGATCACTAACCCTTGACTCATGGGAACCGGAACTACTCAAG TTAATGTGTGAATTAGGCAACACTGTGATCAATCAAATTTATGAGGGAGCCTGCGAGGAGCTCGGGGTGAAAAAGCCCAGACCGTCCAGCACAAG ACAGGAAAAAGAAGCCTGGATTAAGTCCAAATATGTGGAGAAGCGCTTCCTAAAGAAGATGAGTGGGAGCGAGGCGTTGGTGGAAGGTGAAAGGAAGTCGCGACCGTGGACCGTGAAGAAGTGCCAGCGACACAACAGCTCAGTTCGGGCGCCAAACAAAGCCCGCAGGAAATACCATCGCTACGAGCCTGGCAGCGCCTCGCCTGCGAATCTCTCGGCAG CGGCTGCAGCCAAGTTTCGCCGGGATTCCCTTTTCTGTCCAGACGAGCTGGACTCCCTCTTCTCCTACTTCGACACAGGCTCGGGACCGCGCA GCCTGAGCAGCGACAGCGGTTTGGGAGGAAGCACTGACGGCAGCACCGACATCCTGGTGTTTGGTTCTGTGGTGGACAGCGTCACAGAAGAAG AAGAGGAATCGGAGGAGTCTTCCAGTGGTGAGGtagaaattgaacaggaagtacCATCAGACCCCGAGGATCCCAGGGAGCTCCACCCCGGCGCGCTGCTCCACCGCTCGTCCCGCCTGCACAATTTGCCCCTCATGGCGGAGGCGCTGGCTCACGGCGCCGACGTTCACGCTCCGAGTGAGGAAGAGGATGGGAAAACGCCACTCATACAGGCTGTGATGGGG GGCTCTCTGATAGCTTGTGAGTTCCTACTTCAGAATGGAGCCGATGTCAACCAGAGGGACATGAGAGGGAGAGGCCCGCTGCATCACGCCACCTACCTGGGGCACACCGG CCAGGTGTGTCTGTTTCTGAAGAGAGGGGCGTCGCAGACAGAGGTGGACGAGCAGGGCTACGATCCGCTCAGCATCGCCGTGCAAGCGGCCAATGCAGACATCGTCACCCT CCTGCGTTTGGCGCGGATGAATGAAGAGATGCGAGCGGCAGAAGCTCCCCTGGGACAACCAG GTGTTGCCAAGGGCAGCAGAAGGTTTAAATCTTTACCACGGGCTAGA GTAACATCTCCCGTTGGGAAGTCTTTCGCGAGTTTTCTCTTCTCGCATCTCTCCAGCCCGAGAAGCTGA
- the acap3b gene encoding arf-GAP with coiled-coil, ANK repeat and PH domain-containing protein 3b isoform X3: protein MTVDFEECIKDSPRFRAGIDDVETDVVEIEAKLDKLVKLCSGMIEAGRAYVSANKLFVNGIKDLSQQCKKEEMVSDCLEKCGESLQEIVNYHMILFDQAQRSIKQQLHAFIKDDVRKFKDTKKQFDRVREDMELAQVKNAQAPRNKVHEAEEATQALVLSRKAFRHLALDYVLQINVLQARKKFEILDAMLSFMRAQYTLFQQGFNILDEIDPYMKKLAAQLDQLVIDSAVEKRELEHKHALIQQRTLMQDFSYDDPKLEFNVDAPNGVVMEGYLFKRASNAFKTWNRRWFSIQNSQLVYQKKLKDSLTVVVEDLRLCSVKPCEDNERRFCFEVVSPTKSCMLQAESEKLRQAWIQAVQASIASAYKDIADNYYIERLDRTASPSTSSIDSASEPRDRGERAEKGVRGGGEGLLQRVQNLPGNELCCDCGQSAPCWASINLGVLLCIECSGIHRSLGVHCSKVRSLTLDSWEPELLKLMCELGNTVINQIYEGACEELGVKKPRPSSTRQEKEAWIKSKYVEKRFLKKMSGSEALVEGERKSRPWTVKKCQRHNSSVRAPNKARRKYHRYEPGSASPANLSAAAAAKFRRDSLFCPDELDSLFSYFDTGSGPRSLSSDSGLGGSTDGSTDILVFGSVVDSVTEEEEESEESSSGEVEIEQEVPSDPEDPRELHPGALLHRSSRLHNLPLMAEALAHGADVHAPSEEEDGKTPLIQAVMGGSLIACEFLLQNGADVNQRDMRGRGPLHHATYLGHTGQVCLFLKRGASQTEVDEQGYDPLSIAVQAANADIVTLLRLARMNEEMRAAEAPLGQPGNISRWEVFREFSLLASLQPEKLKRRSLQFSRCEKP from the exons GGCCGGAATTGATGATGTGGAGACAGACGTGGTGGAGATCGAGGCAAAGCTGGACAAG TTGGTGAAGCTGTGCAGCGGGATGATCGAGGCCGGCAGGGCCTACGTCAGCGCCAACAAGCTCTTTGTCAACGGCATCAAGGACCTGTCTCAGCAGTGCAAGAAAGAAGAGATGGTATCG GATTGCCTTGAGAAATGCGGCGAAAGCCTCCAGGAGATCGTCAACTACCATATG ATTTTATTCGACCAGGCTCAGAGGTCAATCAAGCAGCAGCTTCATGCTTTCATTAAAGA TGACGTGCGCAAGTTCAAGGATACTAAGAAGCAGTTTGATCGCGTGCGAGAGGACATGGAGCTGGCTCAGGTGAAGAACGCCCAGGCCCCCAGGAACAAGGTCCATGAGGCGGAGGAGGCCACGCAAGCTCTGGTGCTCAGCCGCAAAGCCTTCAGGCACCTTGCCCTGGACTATGTCCTGCAG ATTAATGTGCTTCAGGCCAGAAAGAAGTTTGAAATCCTGGATGCG ATGCTGTCTTTCATGCGTGCGCAGTACACTCTTTTCCAACAAGGTTTCAACATTCTGGATGAGATTGACCCCTACATGAAAAAGTTGGCTGCCCAG CTCGATCAACTTGTCATCGACTCAGCAGTGGAGAAGAGGGAGTTGGAGCATAAGCATGCCCTCATCCAGCAAAGG ACTCTGATGCAG GACTTTTCCTACGATGACCCCAAGTTGGAGTTCAATGTGGATGCCCCCAATGGTGTGGTCATGGAAGGCTACCTCTTCAAGAGAGCAAGCAATGCTTTTAAGACCTGGAACAG GCGATGGTTTTCCATCCAGAACAGCCAGCTGGTCTACCAAAAGAAACTGAAG GACTCTTTGACTGTGGTCGTGGAGGACCTGAGGCTGTGCTCCGTCAAACCCTGTGAAGATAACGAGAGGAGATTCTGTTTCGAGGTGGTTTCACCCACCAA GAGCTGCATGCTACAGGCTGAATCCGAGAAGCTGAGGCAGGCGTGGATCCAAGCGGTCCAGGCAAGCATCGCCTCGGCTTACAAAGACATCGCTGACAACTACTACATTGAG CGTTTGGATCGCACGGCCTCGCCCTCCACGAGCAGCATCGATTCAGCCAGCGAACCCAGAGACAGGGGTGAAAGGGCCGAGAAGGGAGTCCGGGGAGGGGGCGAGGGACTCCTCCAGAGGGTGCAGAACCTGCCGGGGAATGAATTGTGTTGTGACTGTGGCCAGAGCGCTCCCTGCTGGGCCTCCATCAACCTCGGCGTGCTGCTGTGCATCGAGTGCTCGGGGATCCACAG gagTCTCGGCGTCCATTGCTCTAAAGTGCGATCACTAACCCTTGACTCATGGGAACCGGAACTACTCAAG TTAATGTGTGAATTAGGCAACACTGTGATCAATCAAATTTATGAGGGAGCCTGCGAGGAGCTCGGGGTGAAAAAGCCCAGACCGTCCAGCACAAG ACAGGAAAAAGAAGCCTGGATTAAGTCCAAATATGTGGAGAAGCGCTTCCTAAAGAAGATGAGTGGGAGCGAGGCGTTGGTGGAAGGTGAAAGGAAGTCGCGACCGTGGACCGTGAAGAAGTGCCAGCGACACAACAGCTCAGTTCGGGCGCCAAACAAAGCCCGCAGGAAATACCATCGCTACGAGCCTGGCAGCGCCTCGCCTGCGAATCTCTCGGCAG CGGCTGCAGCCAAGTTTCGCCGGGATTCCCTTTTCTGTCCAGACGAGCTGGACTCCCTCTTCTCCTACTTCGACACAGGCTCGGGACCGCGCA GCCTGAGCAGCGACAGCGGTTTGGGAGGAAGCACTGACGGCAGCACCGACATCCTGGTGTTTGGTTCTGTGGTGGACAGCGTCACAGAAGAAG AAGAGGAATCGGAGGAGTCTTCCAGTGGTGAGGtagaaattgaacaggaagtacCATCAGACCCCGAGGATCCCAGGGAGCTCCACCCCGGCGCGCTGCTCCACCGCTCGTCCCGCCTGCACAATTTGCCCCTCATGGCGGAGGCGCTGGCTCACGGCGCCGACGTTCACGCTCCGAGTGAGGAAGAGGATGGGAAAACGCCACTCATACAGGCTGTGATGGGG GGCTCTCTGATAGCTTGTGAGTTCCTACTTCAGAATGGAGCCGATGTCAACCAGAGGGACATGAGAGGGAGAGGCCCGCTGCATCACGCCACCTACCTGGGGCACACCGG CCAGGTGTGTCTGTTTCTGAAGAGAGGGGCGTCGCAGACAGAGGTGGACGAGCAGGGCTACGATCCGCTCAGCATCGCCGTGCAAGCGGCCAATGCAGACATCGTCACCCT CCTGCGTTTGGCGCGGATGAATGAAGAGATGCGAGCGGCAGAAGCTCCCCTGGGACAACCAG GTAACATCTCCCGTTGGGAAGTCTTTCGCGAGTTTTCTCTTCTCGCATCTCTCCAGCCCGAGAAGCTGAAGaggagaagtctccagttcagcCGCTGCGAGAAACCTTAA
- the acap3b gene encoding arf-GAP with coiled-coil, ANK repeat and PH domain-containing protein 3b isoform X1: MTVDFEECIKDSPRFRAGIDDVETDVVEIEAKLDKLVKLCSGMIEAGRAYVSANKLFVNGIKDLSQQCKKEEMVSDCLEKCGESLQEIVNYHMILFDQAQRSIKQQLHAFIKDDVRKFKDTKKQFDRVREDMELAQVKNAQAPRNKVHEAEEATQALVLSRKAFRHLALDYVLQINVLQARKKFEILDAMLSFMRAQYTLFQQGFNILDEIDPYMKKLAAQLDQLVIDSAVEKRELEHKHALIQQRTLMQDFSYDDPKLEFNVDAPNGVVMEGYLFKRASNAFKTWNRRWFSIQNSQLVYQKKLKDSLTVVVEDLRLCSVKPCEDNERRFCFEVVSPTKSCMLQAESEKLRQAWIQAVQASIASAYKDIADNYYIERLDRTASPSTSSIDSASEPRDRGERAEKGVRGGGEGLLQRVQNLPGNELCCDCGQSAPCWASINLGVLLCIECSGIHRSLGVHCSKVRSLTLDSWEPELLKLMCELGNTVINQIYEGACEELGVKKPRPSSTRQEKEAWIKSKYVEKRFLKKMSGSEALVEGERKSRPWTVKKCQRHNSSVRAPNKARRKYHRYEPGSASPANLSAAAAAKFRRDSLFCPDELDSLFSYFDTGSGPRSLSSDSGLGGSTDGSTDILVFGSVVDSVTEEEEESEESSSGEVEIEQEVPSDPEDPRELHPGALLHRSSRLHNLPLMAEALAHGADVHAPSEEEDGKTPLIQAVMGGSLIACEFLLQNGADVNQRDMRGRGPLHHATYLGHTGQVCLFLKRGASQTEVDEQGYDPLSIAVQAANADIVTLLRLARMNEEMRAAEAPLGQPGVAKGSRRFKSLPRARVSEASWAVAFILWCSGTLLVLPF; encoded by the exons GGCCGGAATTGATGATGTGGAGACAGACGTGGTGGAGATCGAGGCAAAGCTGGACAAG TTGGTGAAGCTGTGCAGCGGGATGATCGAGGCCGGCAGGGCCTACGTCAGCGCCAACAAGCTCTTTGTCAACGGCATCAAGGACCTGTCTCAGCAGTGCAAGAAAGAAGAGATGGTATCG GATTGCCTTGAGAAATGCGGCGAAAGCCTCCAGGAGATCGTCAACTACCATATG ATTTTATTCGACCAGGCTCAGAGGTCAATCAAGCAGCAGCTTCATGCTTTCATTAAAGA TGACGTGCGCAAGTTCAAGGATACTAAGAAGCAGTTTGATCGCGTGCGAGAGGACATGGAGCTGGCTCAGGTGAAGAACGCCCAGGCCCCCAGGAACAAGGTCCATGAGGCGGAGGAGGCCACGCAAGCTCTGGTGCTCAGCCGCAAAGCCTTCAGGCACCTTGCCCTGGACTATGTCCTGCAG ATTAATGTGCTTCAGGCCAGAAAGAAGTTTGAAATCCTGGATGCG ATGCTGTCTTTCATGCGTGCGCAGTACACTCTTTTCCAACAAGGTTTCAACATTCTGGATGAGATTGACCCCTACATGAAAAAGTTGGCTGCCCAG CTCGATCAACTTGTCATCGACTCAGCAGTGGAGAAGAGGGAGTTGGAGCATAAGCATGCCCTCATCCAGCAAAGG ACTCTGATGCAG GACTTTTCCTACGATGACCCCAAGTTGGAGTTCAATGTGGATGCCCCCAATGGTGTGGTCATGGAAGGCTACCTCTTCAAGAGAGCAAGCAATGCTTTTAAGACCTGGAACAG GCGATGGTTTTCCATCCAGAACAGCCAGCTGGTCTACCAAAAGAAACTGAAG GACTCTTTGACTGTGGTCGTGGAGGACCTGAGGCTGTGCTCCGTCAAACCCTGTGAAGATAACGAGAGGAGATTCTGTTTCGAGGTGGTTTCACCCACCAA GAGCTGCATGCTACAGGCTGAATCCGAGAAGCTGAGGCAGGCGTGGATCCAAGCGGTCCAGGCAAGCATCGCCTCGGCTTACAAAGACATCGCTGACAACTACTACATTGAG CGTTTGGATCGCACGGCCTCGCCCTCCACGAGCAGCATCGATTCAGCCAGCGAACCCAGAGACAGGGGTGAAAGGGCCGAGAAGGGAGTCCGGGGAGGGGGCGAGGGACTCCTCCAGAGGGTGCAGAACCTGCCGGGGAATGAATTGTGTTGTGACTGTGGCCAGAGCGCTCCCTGCTGGGCCTCCATCAACCTCGGCGTGCTGCTGTGCATCGAGTGCTCGGGGATCCACAG gagTCTCGGCGTCCATTGCTCTAAAGTGCGATCACTAACCCTTGACTCATGGGAACCGGAACTACTCAAG TTAATGTGTGAATTAGGCAACACTGTGATCAATCAAATTTATGAGGGAGCCTGCGAGGAGCTCGGGGTGAAAAAGCCCAGACCGTCCAGCACAAG ACAGGAAAAAGAAGCCTGGATTAAGTCCAAATATGTGGAGAAGCGCTTCCTAAAGAAGATGAGTGGGAGCGAGGCGTTGGTGGAAGGTGAAAGGAAGTCGCGACCGTGGACCGTGAAGAAGTGCCAGCGACACAACAGCTCAGTTCGGGCGCCAAACAAAGCCCGCAGGAAATACCATCGCTACGAGCCTGGCAGCGCCTCGCCTGCGAATCTCTCGGCAG CGGCTGCAGCCAAGTTTCGCCGGGATTCCCTTTTCTGTCCAGACGAGCTGGACTCCCTCTTCTCCTACTTCGACACAGGCTCGGGACCGCGCA GCCTGAGCAGCGACAGCGGTTTGGGAGGAAGCACTGACGGCAGCACCGACATCCTGGTGTTTGGTTCTGTGGTGGACAGCGTCACAGAAGAAG AAGAGGAATCGGAGGAGTCTTCCAGTGGTGAGGtagaaattgaacaggaagtacCATCAGACCCCGAGGATCCCAGGGAGCTCCACCCCGGCGCGCTGCTCCACCGCTCGTCCCGCCTGCACAATTTGCCCCTCATGGCGGAGGCGCTGGCTCACGGCGCCGACGTTCACGCTCCGAGTGAGGAAGAGGATGGGAAAACGCCACTCATACAGGCTGTGATGGGG GGCTCTCTGATAGCTTGTGAGTTCCTACTTCAGAATGGAGCCGATGTCAACCAGAGGGACATGAGAGGGAGAGGCCCGCTGCATCACGCCACCTACCTGGGGCACACCGG CCAGGTGTGTCTGTTTCTGAAGAGAGGGGCGTCGCAGACAGAGGTGGACGAGCAGGGCTACGATCCGCTCAGCATCGCCGTGCAAGCGGCCAATGCAGACATCGTCACCCT CCTGCGTTTGGCGCGGATGAATGAAGAGATGCGAGCGGCAGAAGCTCCCCTGGGACAACCAG GTGTTGCCAAGGGCAGCAGAAGGTTTAAATCTTTACCACGGGCTAGAGTGAGTGAAGCATCCTGGGCCGTCGCTTTTATACTGTGGTGTAGCGGGACACTTTTGGTTCTTCCTTTCTGA